The following proteins are co-located in the Halarcobacter sp. genome:
- a CDS encoding ABC transporter ATP-binding protein — translation MSCSINLKELAYKNTSKEVFNNLTLNVSHEEKVAIIGANGSGKSSLLKIIVGLIKPSSGLVFLFHDEMKSLKDFRKYRSDIGYLPQDVSDHFLCPTVIEDVMFALRAKGENKEEAYAKSCEILKDLGIFHLENRNIYDLSGGEQKIVALAGILITKPKILLLDEPTNALDESAEEKIIAILNSIKKSMIIVSHHKTFIEKLAPSVYKLNKDGLEKLS, via the coding sequence TTGAGTTGTTCAATAAATTTGAAAGAGTTAGCTTATAAAAACACCAGTAAAGAAGTATTTAATAATCTTACACTAAATGTTTCCCATGAGGAAAAAGTAGCAATTATTGGTGCAAATGGAAGTGGGAAAAGCTCTTTGCTTAAAATTATTGTAGGTCTTATAAAACCAAGTTCTGGATTAGTTTTTTTATTTCATGATGAGATGAAGAGTTTAAAAGACTTTAGAAAGTATAGGAGTGATATTGGATATCTTCCTCAAGATGTTAGTGATCATTTTCTTTGTCCAACGGTTATAGAAGATGTTATGTTTGCCCTAAGAGCCAAAGGTGAAAACAAAGAAGAAGCCTATGCCAAATCTTGTGAAATTCTTAAAGATTTAGGAATCTTTCATTTAGAAAATAGAAATATTTATGATTTAAGTGGAGGGGAGCAAAAAATCGTAGCACTTGCTGGAATACTAATTACAAAACCAAAAATTTTACTTCTTGATGAACCAACAAATGCCCTTGATGAATCTGCTGAAGAAAAAATCATTGCTATTTTAAACTCAATAAAAAAATCTATGATTATTGTCTCTCATCATAAGACTTTTATAGAAAAACTTGCTCCAAGTGTGTATAAACTAAATAAAGATGGATTAGAAAAGCTTTCTTAG
- a CDS encoding energy-coupling factor transporter transmembrane component T → MSKFNSSIILICAFLYSIFISFNKIETLFLLPILFAIVCEYKDFFKILKKLLFLNLFIVMIFIILLLQDDVQNALNIYIRTNMIILFNLLLFSKSSGYDIVRALNELRFPTKFVSSVYFSLKMIQVLTDEFKKIKLTLKARGFRANSSLFAYETYGNLFGHIFVKSIRKANALQDSFELRGFHGKIYLINNSKLSFYDIALIFFVSMLYVKEVIV, encoded by the coding sequence ATGAGTAAATTTAACTCTTCAATTATATTAATCTGTGCCTTTTTATATTCTATATTTATAAGTTTTAATAAAATTGAAACCCTTTTTTTACTTCCAATTCTATTTGCAATAGTTTGTGAATATAAAGACTTTTTTAAAATACTTAAAAAACTATTATTTTTAAATCTATTTATTGTTATGATATTTATTATCTTACTACTACAAGATGATGTTCAAAATGCTTTAAATATATATATTAGAACAAATATGATTATCTTGTTTAACTTACTTTTATTTTCAAAGTCTAGTGGATACGATATAGTTAGAGCTTTAAATGAATTAAGGTTTCCTACAAAGTTTGTAAGTTCAGTTTATTTTTCTTTGAAGATGATACAAGTTTTAACTGACGAATTTAAAAAAATAAAACTAACTCTAAAAGCTAGAGGTTTTAGAGCCAACTCTTCACTATTTGCTTATGAAACTTATGGTAATCTTTTTGGTCATATTTTTGTGAAGTCAATAAGAAAAGCAAACGCTTTACAAGATTCTTTTGAATTAAGAGGATTTCATGGAAAAATTTATTTGATAAATAATTCTAAGCTATCATTTTATGATATTGCTTTGATATTTTTTGTTTCTATGTTATATGTAAAAGAGGTAATAGTTTGA
- the cbiM gene encoding cobalt transporter CbiM: MHISDGILSSEVAITTAVIGAGLVLYSLKNLKNKNIALVSAMSAIFFIASFIHIPLGPVQIHLVLIGVIGILIGPCVFLSILIALLFQATLLGYGGITSLGANLVIMSLPAYITYIFVKKGFFNLLEEKIKYFVIGFFPVLLATLFLAIVLALSKEEYLYASLTIFLANVPAMAIEGLITIFLINYLKKSTPELLEEVNL, translated from the coding sequence ATGCATATTTCAGATGGTATCTTATCTAGTGAAGTTGCTATTACTACAGCAGTAATAGGAGCAGGGTTAGTATTATATTCACTTAAAAATTTAAAAAATAAAAATATTGCACTTGTATCTGCTATGAGTGCAATATTTTTTATTGCTTCATTTATACATATCCCCTTAGGTCCGGTGCAAATACATTTGGTATTAATTGGAGTAATTGGTATATTGATAGGTCCATGTGTTTTTTTAAGCATTTTAATAGCACTTTTATTTCAAGCTACACTTCTGGGTTATGGAGGTATAACCTCACTTGGTGCAAACCTTGTCATTATGTCTTTACCAGCTTACATCACATATATATTTGTAAAAAAAGGTTTTTTTAATCTTTTAGAAGAAAAAATAAAATACTTTGTGATTGGTTTTTTCCCTGTATTGTTAGCTACTCTTTTTCTTGCAATTGTTTTAGCTTTATCTAAAGAGGAGTATCTTTATGCTTCTTTAACAATATTCTTAGCAAATGTTCCAGCTATGGCTATTGAAGGTCTAATTACAATTTTCTTGATTAATTATTTAAAAAAATCTACACCAGAACTTCTTGAAGAGGTAAACTTATGA
- a CDS encoding DUF4198 domain-containing protein — protein sequence MKKLILAGVFAVFANAHFLTFIPSTDNVTSKEESKITLDAMFIHPFEQTGMTMVKPKGIFYGKNKQSLPLTETKVFDHKAWKSSYEIKRPGVYKFYTIPEPYFEPAEGKYISHVPKVIVSSYGLEDGWDEPIGLTYEIIPLTKPFGLYSGNIFQGKVVYNGEPVSNVEVEVELYNQFNLKAPTDAHITQVVKTDDNGVFSFVMNHKGWWGFAALIEEGEKEYKGKKYPIENGALIWVKAY from the coding sequence ATGAAAAAACTGATTTTAGCTGGAGTATTTGCAGTATTTGCAAATGCTCACTTTCTAACTTTTATCCCATCTACTGATAATGTTACTTCAAAAGAGGAATCAAAAATAACTTTGGATGCAATGTTTATTCATCCTTTTGAACAAACTGGTATGACAATGGTAAAACCAAAGGGTATTTTTTATGGAAAAAATAAACAATCTTTACCTTTGACAGAGACAAAAGTTTTTGATCATAAAGCTTGGAAAAGTAGTTATGAGATAAAAAGACCAGGTGTTTACAAGTTTTATACTATTCCAGAACCATATTTTGAACCAGCTGAAGGAAAATATATCTCACATGTACCTAAAGTGATTGTATCTTCATATGGATTAGAAGATGGATGGGATGAACCAATTGGGTTAACTTATGAGATTATCCCATTAACAAAGCCTTTTGGATTATATTCAGGGAATATTTTTCAAGGAAAAGTTGTATATAATGGTGAACCAGTTTCAAATGTAGAGGTTGAAGTTGAATTATATAATCAATTTAATTTAAAAGCACCAACTGATGCTCACATAACACAAGTTGTTAAAACAGATGATAATGGAGTATTTTCTTTTGTAATGAACCATAAAGGTTGGTGGGGATTTGCAGCACTAATTGAAGAGGGTGAAAAAGAATACAAAGGAAAAAAATATCCTATTGAAAATGGTGCTTTAATTTGGGTAAAGGCTTATTAG
- a CDS encoding metalloregulator ArsR/SmtB family transcription factor → MKDETTCLRLEVNEALINKERTIISKLDEVFSKEAKLYSLLGSEVRLKIVYLLLKYEKMCVCDISDILKMKQSPVSQHLRKLKDANILISKREGLLINYYIAKEYKEELQNIGNVFNIN, encoded by the coding sequence TTGAAAGATGAAACAACTTGTCTAAGGCTAGAAGTAAATGAAGCTTTAATTAACAAGGAAAGAACAATAATATCAAAACTTGATGAGGTTTTTTCAAAAGAGGCTAAATTATACTCATTATTAGGAAGTGAAGTAAGACTAAAAATAGTTTATTTACTTTTAAAATATGAAAAAATGTGTGTATGTGATATTAGTGATATTTTGAAAATGAAACAATCACCAGTATCTCAACATCTTAGAAAACTAAAAGATGCAAACATATTAATATCAAAAAGAGAAGGACTTCTTATAAACTATTATATTGCTAAAGAGTATAAAGAAGAGTTACAAAATATTGGGAATGTTTTTAATATAAACTAA
- a CDS encoding SO_0444 family Cu/Zn efflux transporter gives MQLLINFLDNFLDLLNAMSLYIIIGLFFAGILKQLIPDNFVSSHLGKNSTSSVVKATLFGIPLPVCSCSVIPLAQGLKKEGASKGAVQSFLISTPITGVDSILATYSLFGFVFTLYRVVSSVIIAITVGLVQNLFEKKDTNTTYKNIEETESCCSLNSSSTSSCCSSSSNTTSSCCSSSSTKKGFSFIAVLKYGYGTLFNDMAKALIVGLFLGALFMTVVPKEYTQILFENQFLTYLVVMLFAMPLYTCATASLPFAAAFMIQGMSPGAVFIFLTAGPATSAVTMSVVYKMLGRTALIVYLLVIAVLGLLFGYIYDTFFKELSLFTIAINHEDVSIFSIFASIFMIALIIYHIFKDKFTKKTSCCSSDETIRSELKNTNNLKPNSVQNNLTLKGSFSQNKNNNFKVK, from the coding sequence ATGCAATTATTAATAAATTTTTTAGATAATTTCCTTGATTTGTTAAATGCCATGTCACTTTACATAATCATAGGACTATTTTTTGCAGGTATTTTAAAACAATTAATACCTGATAATTTTGTTTCATCTCATTTAGGAAAAAATTCAACTAGTTCAGTTGTTAAAGCTACACTTTTTGGGATACCTCTTCCTGTGTGTTCTTGTTCTGTGATACCTTTGGCACAAGGTTTGAAAAAAGAGGGCGCAAGTAAAGGTGCAGTCCAAAGTTTTTTAATCTCCACTCCAATTACTGGAGTAGATTCTATTTTAGCAACATACTCACTATTTGGATTTGTATTTACTTTATATAGAGTTGTTTCTTCTGTAATTATAGCTATTACAGTTGGATTAGTTCAAAACTTATTTGAAAAAAAGGATACTAATACTACTTATAAAAATATAGAAGAAACAGAAAGTTGTTGTAGTTTAAACTCTAGTTCTACATCTAGCTGTTGCAGTTCTAGTTCAAATACAACTTCAAGTTGTTGTAGTAGTTCAAGTACAAAAAAAGGTTTTTCTTTTATAGCTGTATTAAAATATGGATATGGAACACTTTTTAATGATATGGCTAAAGCTTTGATTGTAGGTCTATTTTTAGGAGCACTTTTTATGACAGTAGTTCCCAAAGAGTATACACAAATCCTTTTTGAAAACCAATTTTTAACATATCTAGTTGTTATGCTTTTTGCAATGCCTTTATATACTTGCGCAACAGCATCACTACCATTTGCAGCTGCATTTATGATACAAGGGATGTCACCTGGAGCTGTATTTATATTTTTAACAGCAGGACCTGCAACAAGTGCAGTTACCATGAGTGTGGTTTATAAAATGTTAGGAAGAACAGCATTAATTGTGTATTTGTTAGTTATTGCTGTATTGGGATTATTATTTGGTTATATATATGATACTTTTTTTAAAGAGTTAAGTCTTTTTACTATAGCTATAAATCATGAAGATGTATCTATTTTTAGTATTTTTGCTTCTATTTTTATGATAGCTTTAATTATATACCATATTTTTAAAGATAAGTTTACTAAAAAAACATCTTGTTGTTCTAGTGATGAAACTATTAGGTCGGAGTTAAAAAATACTAATAATTTAAAGCCCAATAGTGTACAAAATAACTTGACTTTAAAAGGAAGTTTTAGTCAAAATAAAAATAACAATTTTAAAGTAAAATAA
- the ccsA gene encoding cytochrome c biogenesis protein CcsA — translation MKKLLKNILSIETATVLMLLFAFSCAVATFIENDYDTLGAKSFVYNKTWFELIMLILVLSSLANIIWFKMYKIKKFFIFFIHISFAFILLGAGLTRYLGYEGIMTIPESTIQNKMVSNDEYIQAVLLTKDKKEIVKKDKKVLMTQLSQTDFDLKIDEDLSLEFERFVPNAAEKIITVNGGKPMVNLIITDLTGARSIDLKNKKIYSDKYTNFSLNKNIEDNSKPKVNFFTKDRQIYIKSNVSITYNFMDGVGQGSTKANEAIPLRNDIIYMVAQTRFVTPDFSVSGKVEVISIDKTLVKKDKQLNAVIAKLNYKGKISEVSLFGKGGSNQGYKKTIKLDDKTLKLSWGAKIIELPFSLYLNDFKLERYPGSKSPSTYSSYVKVYDMKDDITFEQLISMNNPLSYKGFKFFQSSYTMNETATILSVNKDPGVIPTYIGYFLLFTGLIFSLFMKNGRFQKLAKTRYELKNVLSALFLCFLFVFNANVNAKDIDLELLKNIDINHANKLGSVLIQDYQGRIKPLNSLAIEIMNKVMRKESLYGLDANQLFISMLINPRQWQKIPIIRVNNIKLKRVLSVPNGKKYFRFDDIYGNLGKYKLEDDLEIINKKKPSERTTYDKEVIKVDERLNIIYNLFSGAFLKLFPKIDDKNNKWLDPTLAISVINDKVGALNEQEARNIAKLMDNYFIALKNANENKSSWTEANIALDEIINYQKKYASDIFPNQWKIDAELLFNKYNIFKNLTPIYLILGLILLIFVFVKIFKPTLTLDKVSKAFLIVFIISFIILTFGLALRWYVSGHAPWSNGYESMIYIAWAIVLAGIIFSKQSILALATTSLLSGITLFVAHLSWLEPQITTLTPVLKSYWLTIHVSVITASYGFLGLSAILGFLTLVFFIFANRNKSNLKQESIKISIKEARRINEMAMIIGLVLLVIGNFLGGIWANESWGRYWGWDPKETWTLVSILIYAVILHLHYIKGLASNFIFSSLSLISYSSIIMTYFGVNYYLAGLHSYAAGDPIHIPPFVPITLLVIFITIVLAYRNRKIV, via the coding sequence ATGAAAAAACTATTAAAAAATATTTTATCAATTGAGACAGCAACAGTTTTGATGTTACTTTTTGCTTTTTCATGTGCCGTTGCCACATTTATTGAAAATGATTATGATACTCTTGGTGCAAAATCATTTGTATATAATAAAACATGGTTTGAACTTATCATGTTAATACTTGTATTATCATCACTAGCAAATATTATCTGGTTTAAAATGTACAAAATTAAAAAGTTTTTTATTTTCTTTATTCATATCTCATTTGCTTTTATTTTATTAGGTGCTGGATTAACTAGATATTTAGGATATGAAGGAATCATGACAATTCCCGAATCTACAATCCAAAATAAAATGGTGTCAAATGATGAATATATTCAAGCTGTTTTATTGACTAAAGATAAAAAAGAGATAGTAAAAAAAGATAAAAAAGTATTGATGACTCAACTTTCTCAAACAGATTTTGATTTAAAAATAGATGAAGATTTAAGTTTAGAGTTTGAGAGATTTGTACCAAATGCAGCTGAAAAAATAATTACAGTTAATGGTGGAAAACCTATGGTTAACCTAATAATAACTGATTTAACAGGGGCTAGAAGTATTGATTTAAAAAATAAAAAAATATACTCTGATAAATATACGAATTTTTCACTAAATAAAAATATAGAAGATAACTCAAAACCAAAAGTAAATTTTTTTACAAAAGATAGGCAAATATATATAAAATCAAATGTATCAATAACTTACAATTTTATGGATGGTGTGGGACAAGGAAGTACAAAAGCAAATGAGGCTATCCCTTTACGAAATGATATTATTTATATGGTTGCACAAACTAGATTTGTTACACCAGATTTTTCTGTATCAGGAAAGGTAGAAGTTATAAGTATTGATAAAACTTTAGTAAAAAAAGATAAACAATTAAATGCAGTCATTGCAAAGTTAAATTATAAAGGAAAGATAAGTGAAGTTTCACTTTTTGGAAAAGGTGGTTCAAATCAAGGTTATAAAAAAACAATAAAATTAGATGATAAAACTCTAAAACTATCTTGGGGAGCAAAGATAATTGAACTTCCTTTTTCTTTATACCTAAATGATTTTAAATTGGAAAGATATCCTGGTTCAAAATCACCATCAACATATTCTAGTTATGTAAAAGTTTATGATATGAAAGATGATATAACATTTGAACAATTAATCTCAATGAACAATCCCTTAAGTTATAAGGGGTTTAAGTTTTTTCAAAGTTCATACACTATGAATGAAACAGCAACAATACTTTCAGTAAATAAAGACCCAGGAGTCATCCCCACATATATAGGATATTTTTTACTTTTTACAGGACTTATTTTTAGTCTTTTTATGAAAAATGGAAGATTCCAAAAATTGGCTAAAACAAGATATGAATTAAAAAATGTATTAAGTGCTTTATTTTTATGCTTTTTATTTGTCTTTAATGCAAATGTCAATGCAAAGGATATTGATTTAGAACTTTTAAAAAATATAGATATAAATCATGCCAATAAATTGGGTTCTGTTTTGATACAAGATTATCAAGGAAGAATTAAACCTTTAAACTCTTTAGCAATTGAGATTATGAATAAGGTTATGAGAAAAGAGAGTTTATATGGATTAGATGCCAATCAATTATTTATAAGTATGCTTATTAATCCAAGACAGTGGCAAAAGATACCAATTATTAGAGTAAATAATATTAAATTAAAAAGGGTCTTAAGTGTGCCTAATGGTAAGAAGTATTTTAGATTTGATGATATTTATGGCAATTTAGGAAAATATAAATTAGAAGATGATTTAGAGATTATCAATAAAAAGAAGCCCTCTGAGAGAACAACATATGATAAAGAAGTTATAAAAGTTGATGAGCGATTAAATATTATTTATAACCTATTTTCTGGTGCTTTTTTAAAGCTTTTCCCTAAAATTGATGACAAAAATAACAAATGGCTTGACCCAACTTTAGCAATTTCAGTTATTAATGACAAAGTTGGAGCCTTAAATGAACAAGAAGCAAGAAATATAGCAAAACTAATGGATAACTATTTTATAGCTTTAAAAAATGCAAATGAGAATAAGAGTTCTTGGACAGAAGCTAATATAGCCCTTGATGAGATTATTAATTATCAGAAAAAATATGCAAGTGATATTTTTCCTAATCAGTGGAAAATTGATGCTGAACTTTTATTTAATAAATATAATATATTTAAAAACCTTACACCTATTTATTTAATTTTAGGTTTGATTTTATTGATTTTTGTATTTGTAAAGATATTTAAACCAACACTTACTTTAGACAAAGTATCAAAAGCTTTTTTAATAGTATTTATTATAAGTTTTATTATTCTTACTTTTGGATTAGCTCTTAGATGGTATGTTTCAGGTCATGCTCCTTGGTCAAATGGTTATGAATCTATGATTTATATAGCTTGGGCAATTGTATTAGCAGGAATAATTTTCTCAAAACAATCAATTTTAGCTTTAGCAACCACTTCACTTTTAAGTGGAATTACTCTATTTGTAGCCCACTTATCTTGGTTAGAACCTCAAATAACAACTTTAACCCCTGTATTAAAATCATATTGGCTTACTATTCATGTAAGTGTGATTACAGCTAGCTATGGGTTTTTGGGATTAAGTGCTATCTTAGGTTTTTTGACATTGGTATTTTTTATTTTTGCAAATAGAAATAAAAGCAATTTAAAACAAGAATCAATAAAAATCTCTATTAAAGAAGCTAGAAGAATAAATGAAATGGCAATGATAATTGGTTTGGTTTTACTTGTAATAGGAAATTTTTTAGGTGGAATTTGGGCAAATGAGTCATGGGGAAGATATTGGGGATGGGATCCAAAAGAGACTTGGACTTTAGTATCTATTTTGATTTATGCAGTAATTTTACATCTTCATTATATTAAAGGTTTAGCATCAAATTTTATTTTTTCTTCTTTATCTTTAATATCTTACTCTTCTATTATTATGACCTATTTTGGTGTAAACTATTATTTGGCTGGATTACACTCTTATGCAGCAGGTGATCCTATACATATACCACCATTTGTTCCCATTACTCTATTAGTTATTTTTATTACAATTGTTTTAGCATATAGAAATAGGAAAATTGTTTAA
- the nrfA gene encoding ammonia-forming cytochrome c nitrite reductase, protein MKKFKVLLVASLIAIGCLSALVASINEKKEEQKIINSVPKIDKWETKNEEFKKFYPREYDSWKQTKQSDKIEDMLEKYPELVVLWAGYGFAKDYNAPRGHFYAIEDNRNTLRTGAPVDSKTGPMPTACWTCKSPDVPRIMNEQGDLEYFTGKWAKYGSDIINPIGCVDCHNPETMELQVNRKYLDTALQANGETSLADATHQEMRTMVCAQCHVEYYFKKTDTPNGKKAAVVTLPWAEGTSVDDMEKYYDNINFTDWTHKISKTPMLKAQHPGYEMWKTGAHGKNNVSCADCHMPYKREGGVKYTDHKIGNPLDNMENTCMTCHRVSEDSLLKTINEKKERKNELHEKAMKQLAAAHLEAGKAWEVGATKEEMAPVLKDIRHAQWRWDYAVASHPAFFHAPEETLRVLATALEKAGNARIKLAKILAKHGAADYKAPQATSKEKAQEIVGLPFKKLVDDKEKFKSGLLIEWKKEAEKKGIYNPKSTEGIEDKTSYN, encoded by the coding sequence ATGAAAAAGTTTAAAGTCTTACTTGTAGCTTCATTAATAGCAATTGGCTGTTTAAGTGCATTAGTTGCATCTATTAATGAGAAAAAAGAGGAACAAAAAATTATAAACTCTGTTCCAAAAATTGACAAATGGGAAACTAAAAACGAAGAGTTTAAAAAGTTTTACCCAAGAGAATATGATTCTTGGAAACAAACAAAACAAAGTGATAAAATTGAGGATATGTTAGAAAAATATCCTGAGTTAGTTGTTTTATGGGCTGGTTATGGTTTTGCAAAAGATTATAATGCTCCAAGAGGACACTTCTATGCAATAGAAGATAATAGAAATACTCTTAGAACAGGTGCACCAGTAGATAGTAAAACTGGACCAATGCCAACGGCATGTTGGACATGTAAATCACCTGATGTTCCTAGAATCATGAATGAGCAAGGTGACTTAGAGTACTTTACTGGAAAATGGGCAAAATATGGTTCAGATATTATTAATCCAATTGGTTGTGTAGATTGTCATAATCCTGAAACTATGGAGCTTCAAGTAAATAGAAAATACTTAGATACTGCTTTACAAGCAAATGGTGAAACTTCGTTAGCTGATGCAACTCACCAAGAGATGAGAACAATGGTTTGTGCACAATGTCATGTTGAGTATTATTTCAAAAAAACTGATACACCTAATGGTAAAAAAGCGGCTGTTGTTACTTTACCATGGGCAGAAGGAACTTCAGTTGATGATATGGAAAAATATTATGACAATATTAATTTCACAGATTGGACACATAAAATTTCTAAAACACCTATGTTAAAAGCTCAACATCCAGGTTATGAGATGTGGAAAACAGGAGCACATGGTAAAAATAATGTATCTTGTGCAGATTGTCATATGCCATATAAAAGAGAAGGTGGAGTTAAATATACAGACCATAAAATTGGAAATCCATTAGATAATATGGAAAATACTTGTATGACTTGCCATAGAGTTTCTGAAGACTCATTACTTAAAACAATTAATGAGAAAAAAGAAAGAAAAAATGAGTTACATGAAAAAGCTATGAAACAACTTGCTGCTGCTCACTTAGAAGCTGGAAAAGCTTGGGAAGTTGGTGCAACTAAAGAGGAGATGGCTCCTGTATTAAAAGATATTAGACACGCTCAATGGAGATGGGATTATGCAGTAGCATCACATCCAGCATTTTTCCATGCTCCTGAAGAGACTTTAAGAGTTTTAGCAACTGCATTAGAAAAAGCAGGAAATGCTAGAATTAAATTGGCTAAAATCTTAGCAAAACATGGTGCAGCTGATTATAAAGCACCACAAGCAACTTCGAAAGAGAAAGCTCAAGAGATTGTTGGATTACCATTTAAAAAACTTGTGGATGACAAGGAAAAATTTAAAAGTGGTCTTCTAATTGAGTGGAAAAAAGAAGCAGAGAAAAAAGGTATCTACAATCCTAAATCAACAGAGGGTATTGAAGATAAAACTTCTTATAACTAG
- the nrfH gene encoding cytochrome c nitrite reductase small subunit: MEREKIVVYGSILAFLIAVGLFAYTVHASKMLSYLSSDPKACINCHTMNSAYATWSKSSHKNVATCVDCHLPVGDVVAKYKSKAIDGWNHSVAFTLNTYENNIDISEDGANRVQANCIRCHGDLTSQMGLNADNYHGSEEDSLKADRKCWECHKFTPHGKVRSLTSTPYSIGVKERMK, from the coding sequence ATGGAAAGAGAAAAAATTGTAGTCTATGGATCAATTTTAGCTTTTCTTATTGCCGTTGGTTTATTTGCTTATACAGTGCATGCATCAAAAATGTTGTCATACCTGTCAAGTGATCCCAAAGCCTGTATCAATTGTCATACGATGAATTCTGCATATGCAACATGGTCAAAAAGTTCTCATAAGAATGTTGCAACATGTGTGGATTGTCACTTGCCTGTTGGTGATGTGGTTGCTAAATACAAATCAAAAGCAATCGATGGTTGGAATCACTCAGTTGCCTTTACCTTAAACACTTATGAAAATAATATTGACATAAGTGAAGATGGGGCAAACAGAGTACAAGCAAATTGTATTAGATGTCATGGAGATTTAACATCTCAAATGGGACTTAATGCAGATAATTACCATGGTTCAGAAGAGGATAGTTTAAAAGCTGATCGAAAATGTTGGGAATGCCATAAGTTTACACCTCATGGCAAAGTTAGAAGTTTAACATCAACTCCATATAGTATTGGTGTAAAAGAAAGAATGAAATAA
- a CDS encoding AEC family transporter, with protein MIYQILNILMPVILASSIGYAYAKYKKISMDIPNKINLDIFIPILIFYAISEKLPSIKVLGYFSIGAVIVVLGSGLILYPFLKYLNVNIKAFLPTMMFNNSINLGLPLSLFAFGQEAMAMFIALSLVQVIGQFTIAVYMYGGNIKVLELFKNPVIIATIFGLCFNYFDLHLPTLFLPSVEIISQVAIPLILFSLGVRLSTVSFKNLKVGLIGAVLCPLSGLIMAFFAMTIFEYTPLQINLLILFSILPPAVLNAILAEKYNHDSSMVASVVAVGTLASIIYIPVVLYFLLQN; from the coding sequence ATGATATATCAAATATTAAATATACTTATGCCAGTAATATTAGCTAGCTCAATTGGTTATGCATATGCAAAATATAAAAAAATTAGTATGGATATTCCAAATAAAATCAATCTTGATATTTTTATTCCCATCTTGATATTTTATGCTATTAGTGAAAAACTTCCCTCAATAAAAGTTTTAGGATATTTTTCTATAGGTGCAGTTATAGTAGTATTAGGTTCAGGTTTAATTTTATATCCATTTTTAAAATATTTAAATGTAAATATTAAAGCTTTTCTTCCTACAATGATGTTTAACAACTCTATAAATCTAGGACTTCCTTTATCACTTTTTGCTTTTGGTCAAGAGGCTATGGCTATGTTTATAGCTTTATCTTTAGTTCAAGTAATAGGGCAGTTTACAATTGCTGTTTATATGTATGGAGGTAATATAAAGGTTTTAGAACTTTTTAAAAACCCTGTTATAATTGCAACAATATTTGGTCTTTGTTTTAATTATTTTGATTTACATTTACCTACACTTTTTTTACCATCCGTTGAGATAATTTCACAAGTGGCTATTCCTTTAATACTATTTTCACTTGGTGTTAGATTATCAACTGTAAGTTTTAAAAATTTAAAAGTAGGGTTAATTGGAGCAGTTTTATGTCCTCTTTCTGGGCTTATAATGGCATTTTTTGCAATGACTATTTTTGAGTATACGCCCTTACAGATTAATTTATTAATACTTTTTTCTATTTTGCCACCTGCTGTTTTAAATGCAATTTTAGCTGAAAAATATAATCATGATTCTAGTATGGTTGCATCAGTAGTTGCAGTTGGGACTTTAGCTAGTATTATTTATATTCCAGTAGTTTTATATTTTCTTTTACAAAATTGA